A window of Nocardioidaceae bacterium genomic DNA:
AGGCCACGGTCTCGAAGGTCTCCGAGGACCAGCTCTTCTACCTGATGAGCCGCGGCATGGAGGAGGACGAGGCCATGGCGATGATCGTGCGCGGCTTCGTCGAGCCCATCGCCAAGGAGCTCCCGATGGAGTACGCCCTCGAGCTCAACCGCCTGATCGAGCTGCAGATGGAGGGCGGGGTCGGGTAGCGCCTGCGCGGCGGGCGGTGCCGACCCGACTGCCGGGCGTGCACGTGGCCCCGGCCGTCCTGCGGACAGCCACCCCCGTCGCTGCGGCGGCGCGTCGAGCGCATGGCGTACGCCGTGCTCACGCGCCGCCGGCGCTCGCCGCGGCCAAGCCGCTTGACGCTCCTCGGGGCGGCCGTCCTCCGGCCGTCCACGACCACGCACACGGTGGGGCCATCGGGTCACCACAAGAACAAGGACATCGATAGCGAAGTGACTGTGACAGACGAGACTGCTGTGTCGAGCGCGATCGAGACCGCACCGCGCGGCAAGGTCAGCTCCCACCTGCACCCCGAGGGATCCTTCGACCTGGCCGACCACCCGGTGCCGACCGGCCGTGAGGAGATCTGGCGCTTCACACCGCTCAAGCGCCTCAAGGGCCTCCACGACGACGCGTCGCTGGCGGGCAGCCTGGAGGTCGAGGTGTCGGCCGCGGATGGCGTGAGCGTCGACCAGGTGGGCGCCGACCACGCGGCCCGCGGTTCCTCGGGCCTGGTGCCCCGCGACCGGGTCTCGGCCCGCGCTTGGGACGCCGCCGACGGCGCCATCGTCGTCACGGTGCCCACGGAGCAGGTCGTCGAGGCCGCCACCACGCTCACCTTCAAGGGTGCGGGCGTCGAGGACGGCACGGCCGGTCACGTGGTCATCCGGGCGGAGAAGTTCTCCCGGGCGACGGTCGCTCTCGTGTTCGAGGGCAGTGCCACCGCCGCCGACAACGTCGAGATCGTCGTCGAGGACGGCGCGGAGCTGACCGTGGTCTCGCTGCAGGACTGGGCCGACGACGCGGTGCACCACTCGACGCAGTTCGCCAGGGTCGGGCGCGACGCCCGGCTGCGCCACGTCTCGGTCTCCTTCGGGGGTGACGTGGTGCGCCACGACACGACCGCGGAGTACGCCGGCCCCGGCGGTGAGGTCGAGATGCTCGGCCTCTACTTCGCCGACGAGGGTCAGCACATCGAGCACCGGCTCTTCGTCGACCACAACGAGCCGCGTACGCGTTCCAACGTCTCCTACAAGGGAGCCCTGCAGGGTCAGGGCGCGCACTCGGTGTGGATCGGCAACGTGCTGATCCGCAAGGAGGCCACCGGCATCGAGACCTACGAGGAGAACCGCAACCTCGTGCTCACCGACGGCTGCCAGGCCGACTCGGTGCCGAACCTGGAGATCGAGACGGGTGAGATCGAGGGAGCGGGGCACGCCTCGGCGACCGGCCGCTTCGACGACAACCAGCTGTTCTACCTGCGCAGCCGCGGCATCGACGAGGTCGAGGCCCGTCGGCTGGTCGTGCACGGCTTCTTCAACGAGCTCGTGCGACGCATCGGCGTGCCCGAGCTGGAGAGCCGGCTCTCCTCCGCCGTCGAGGCGGAGCTCGCGAAGGAGGTCGGCGCCGTGAGCACCTCGGCGCCGACGACCGCGGTGCCGGCCGAGGCGCCGCGTCCGGTCGAGCACGACGGAGGTGCGTCCTGATGGCGTACGCGGAGGTCTGCCGGCTCGAGGACCTGGCCGACAACAAGCCGCACCAGCTCACCGTCGACGGGTTCGACCTGGCCGTCGTGAAGGTCGACGACGCGGTGTACGCCGTGGACGACCTCTGCACGCACGCCGCGGTGTCCCTGTCCGAGGGCGACGTCGAGAACTGCCGCATCGAGTGCTGGATGCACGGCTCGATGTTCGACCTGCGCACCGGCGAGCCGAGCGGCCCGCCCGCCACCGAGCCGGTCGCGACGTACGCCACCAAGATCGAGGACGGCCTCGTGCTCGTCGACATCGACCAGCAGACCAACGACGCCTGACCGGCGTCCACCCGATTCGAACGAAGGACACGACATGTCAACTCTGGAGATCCGCAACCTGCACGTCAGCGTCGACACCGAGGACGGTCCCAAGGAGATCCTCAAGGGCGTCGACCTCGTGATCGACGACGGCGAGGTGCACGCGATCATGGGGCCCAACGGCTCGGGCAAGTCGACGCTCGCGTACTCGATCGCCGGACACCCGAAGTACCAGGTCACCTCCGGCGAGGTGCTCCTCGACGGCGAGGACGTGCTGGCCATGGAGGTCGACGAGCGTGCCCGGGCGGGCCTCTTCCTCGCGATGCAGTACCCGGTCGAGGTGCCCGGTGTGTCCGTGGCGAACTTCCTGCGTACGGCGAAGACCGCCATCGACGGCGAGGCCCCCAAGCTGCGCACGTGGGTCAAGGACGTCAACTCCGCGCTGGAGCAGGTCGACCTGGACAAGTCCTTCAGCCAGCGCTCGGTCAACGAGGGCTTCTCCGGCGGTGAGAAGAAGCGTCACGAGATCGCCCAGCTGGAGCTGCTGGACCCGAAGGTCGCCGTGCTGGACGAGACCGACTCGGGTCTCGACATCGACGCGCTGCGCGTCGTGTCCGACGGCGTCAACCGGTTCGCCGCGAACGGTGACAAGGGCGTCCTGCTGATCACGCACTACACGCGCATCCTGCGCTACATCAAGCCCGACAAGGTGCACGTCTTCGTCGACGGCCGCGTCGCCGAGCAGGGCGGTCCCGAGCTGGCCGACCAGCTCGAGGCCGAGGGCTACGACCGCTTCGTGAAGGCGGGGGCCCAGGCCTGATGAGCACCGGACAGGTGACGGAGACGCCGCGCGTGGCGCAGGTCGGGCAGCTGCTGCCCGACCTGGAGGTCGTGCGCGCGGACTTCCCGATCCTGTCCCGCACCGTCGGCGACGGCCAGCCGCTGGTGTACCTGGACTCCGCGAACACCTCGCAGAAGCCGCAGGTCGTCATCGACACGATGGTCGACCACCTCGAGCACCACAACGCCAACGTCGCGCGCGCGATGCACACCCTGGGGGCCGAGTCCTCCGAGGCGTTCGAGGTCGCCCGCGACGTCGTGGCCTCGTTCATCGGGGCGACGGCGCGCGAGGAGGTCGTCTTCACCAAGAACGCCTCCGAGGCGCTGAACCTGCTGGCCCAGACCCTGGCCTGGGCACCGGGCGACCTGCGCGTCGGGCCGGGCGACGAGGTGCTGGTCACCGAGATGGAGCACCACTCCAACATCGTGCCGTGGCAGCTCTTGTGCGAGCGGACGGGCGCGACGCTGCGGTGGATCGGCCTCACCGACGAGGGTCGCCTCGACCTGGAGCACCTCGACGACCTGCTGACCGAGCGCACGAAGGTGCTCAGCCTGACGTGGGTCTCCAACATGCTCGGCACCGTCAATCCTGTCGCCGGGCTCGCCGCGAAGGCCAAGGCCCTCGGTGCGCTCGTCGTCGTCGACGGCTCCCAGGCCGTGCCGCAGATGCCGGTCGACGTCGGTGCCCTCGGGGCGGACTTCCTGGCCTTCACCGGGCACAAGTGTGTCGGCCCCACCGGCATCGGCGTGCTGTGGGGACGCTCCGAGGTCTTCTCCCAGCTGCCCCCGTTCATGGGGGGCGGCGAGATGATCGAGACGGTCACCATGGAGCGGTCGACGTACGCGGGGTTGCCCCACCGTTTCGAGGCGGGCACCCCACCCATCGTCGAGGCGGTGGGCCTGGGTGCTGCCCTGACCTACCTGCGGGACCTCGGGATGGACGCGGTGCACGCCCACGAGCGCGCCGTCACCGCGCAGCTGCTCGAGGGCCTGCAGACGGTGCCGGGCGTCCGTGTGCTGGGCCCGACCGACATGACCGACCGCGGGGGCGCGGTGAGCTTCGAGCTCGCCGGCGTGCACCCGCACGACGTCGCCCAGGTGCTCGACAGCCGGGGTGTGGCGGTGCGGGCCGGTCACCACTGCGCGAAGCCCGCCCACGCGCGGCTGGGGGTGCAGAGCTCGACACGCGCCTCGGGCTACCTGTACACGACGCCCTCCGAGGTGGAGGCTCTGATCGACGGTCTCGGTGCGTGCCTCGACTACTTCGGACGGAGGTGAGCGCGGTGAGCCAGCTCGACTCGCTGTACCAGGACATCATCCTGGACCACTACAAGAATCCCGTCGGCGCGGGTCTGCGCGAGCCGTACGCCGTCGAGGTGCACCACGTGAACCCGACCTGCGGCGACGAGATCACCCTGCGCCTCACCCTGGAGGGCGACGGCGACGACCGGCGCGTCGCCGACGTCTCCTACGACGCCGAGGGCTGCTCGATCAGCCAGGCGGGCGCCTCGGTCGCCCACGAGCAGCTGGTCGGTCGTCCCGTGCCCGCAGCACTGGAATCGCTGGCGGGGTTCAAGGCGTTGATGCAGTCCAAGGGCAGGCCCGAGACCGAGCCCGACGAGGACCTGCTTGGCGACGGCGTCGCCTTCGTGGGCGTCGCGAAGTTCCCCGGCCGCGTGAAGTGCGCCCTGCTGGCCTGGATGGCCTTCGAGGACGCGTTGCACCAGAGCAACCAGACCTGACAATCGACGAGGAGGCCCCCATGGCCGAGCCGATCAAGCACGACACGACCGCTGCTGCCACGCAGCCCGACCACTCCGACCTGCAGCAGGTCACGGACGCGGCGAACTCCCCGCAGCCCGTCGCCGGCACCGCGGTCACGGTCGAGGACGTCACCGAGGCGATGAAGGACGTCGTCGACCCCGAGCTGGGCATCAACGTCGTCGACCTCGGCCTCGTCTACGGGGTGCACGTCGAGCCTGACCAGTCCGCGGTCATCGACATGACGCTGACCTCGGCGGCGTGCCCGCTGACCGACGTCATCATGGACCAGACCGACCAGGCCCTGGAGGGCCTCGTCAACGGTGTCCACATCAACTGGGTCTGGATGCCGCCGTGGGGCCCGGACAAGATCACCGACGACGGCCGGGAGCAGCTGCGCGCCCTGGGCTTCAACGTCTGATCAGTCCGTGACCGACCCGGCGGCGCGCGTGGTCCGCGTGGCCGCCGACCGCGTCGCGCGATGGTGCGACAACTTCGTCGCCGCCCACGGGGGGACGGTGTGGGCGGTCGACGACGGCTGCGTGACGCTGCAGGCCGCTGACGGCTCCTGGGCGCACCTGCAGGCGCCGTTCGGTCGCGAGGTCCCACCGGAAGCCGCGATGAGTGCCGGCACCGCCGTCCAGGCACTGGCCGCGGCGTGCGAGCCGCCGCCCGACTGGGGGGTGCTGCTGGTGCGGAGGGGCGGGTTCGCCGTGGTGCGCCTGAGCGGGCGCGAGCCCCGCGGACGCAAGGTCGGGCAGCGGCACGTCCAGGGGCGCACCAAGGCCGGAGGTCAGTCGCAGCAGCGGTTCGCGAGGCGGCGGGCCAACCAGGCGATCGCGGCG
This region includes:
- a CDS encoding metal-sulfur cluster assembly factor, which gives rise to MAEPIKHDTTAAATQPDHSDLQQVTDAANSPQPVAGTAVTVEDVTEAMKDVVDPELGINVVDLGLVYGVHVEPDQSAVIDMTLTSAACPLTDVIMDQTDQALEGLVNGVHINWVWMPPWGPDKITDDGREQLRALGFNV
- a CDS encoding SUF system NifU family Fe-S cluster assembly protein, which codes for MSQLDSLYQDIILDHYKNPVGAGLREPYAVEVHHVNPTCGDEITLRLTLEGDGDDRRVADVSYDAEGCSISQAGASVAHEQLVGRPVPAALESLAGFKALMQSKGRPETEPDEDLLGDGVAFVGVAKFPGRVKCALLAWMAFEDALHQSNQT
- a CDS encoding non-heme iron oxygenase ferredoxin subunit, which encodes MAYAEVCRLEDLADNKPHQLTVDGFDLAVVKVDDAVYAVDDLCTHAAVSLSEGDVENCRIECWMHGSMFDLRTGEPSGPPATEPVATYATKIEDGLVLVDIDQQTNDA
- a CDS encoding SufS family cysteine desulfurase, giving the protein MSTGQVTETPRVAQVGQLLPDLEVVRADFPILSRTVGDGQPLVYLDSANTSQKPQVVIDTMVDHLEHHNANVARAMHTLGAESSEAFEVARDVVASFIGATAREEVVFTKNASEALNLLAQTLAWAPGDLRVGPGDEVLVTEMEHHSNIVPWQLLCERTGATLRWIGLTDEGRLDLEHLDDLLTERTKVLSLTWVSNMLGTVNPVAGLAAKAKALGALVVVDGSQAVPQMPVDVGALGADFLAFTGHKCVGPTGIGVLWGRSEVFSQLPPFMGGGEMIETVTMERSTYAGLPHRFEAGTPPIVEAVGLGAALTYLRDLGMDAVHAHERAVTAQLLEGLQTVPGVRVLGPTDMTDRGGAVSFELAGVHPHDVAQVLDSRGVAVRAGHHCAKPAHARLGVQSSTRASGYLYTTPSEVEALIDGLGACLDYFGRR
- the sufD gene encoding Fe-S cluster assembly protein SufD, with the protein product MAYAVLTRRRRSPRPSRLTLLGAAVLRPSTTTHTVGPSGHHKNKDIDSEVTVTDETAVSSAIETAPRGKVSSHLHPEGSFDLADHPVPTGREEIWRFTPLKRLKGLHDDASLAGSLEVEVSAADGVSVDQVGADHAARGSSGLVPRDRVSARAWDAADGAIVVTVPTEQVVEAATTLTFKGAGVEDGTAGHVVIRAEKFSRATVALVFEGSATAADNVEIVVEDGAELTVVSLQDWADDAVHHSTQFARVGRDARLRHVSVSFGGDVVRHDTTAEYAGPGGEVEMLGLYFADEGQHIEHRLFVDHNEPRTRSNVSYKGALQGQGAHSVWIGNVLIRKEATGIETYEENRNLVLTDGCQADSVPNLEIETGEIEGAGHASATGRFDDNQLFYLRSRGIDEVEARRLVVHGFFNELVRRIGVPELESRLSSAVEAELAKEVGAVSTSAPTTAVPAEAPRPVEHDGGAS
- the sufC gene encoding Fe-S cluster assembly ATPase SufC, with amino-acid sequence MSTLEIRNLHVSVDTEDGPKEILKGVDLVIDDGEVHAIMGPNGSGKSTLAYSIAGHPKYQVTSGEVLLDGEDVLAMEVDERARAGLFLAMQYPVEVPGVSVANFLRTAKTAIDGEAPKLRTWVKDVNSALEQVDLDKSFSQRSVNEGFSGGEKKRHEIAQLELLDPKVAVLDETDSGLDIDALRVVSDGVNRFAANGDKGVLLITHYTRILRYIKPDKVHVFVDGRVAEQGGPELADQLEAEGYDRFVKAGAQA